The window GATATCTGTCACTGACGTTATCTCCGATATCTTCTTGGGGGAATAAACCGCCGTGATCAGAGTTTTAGCGATGGATGAACCGCGACCGCGCTTCCGCGCGCTGGCGGTGTTTGGCTTCTCAGGACGGAGTGCTGGCCGATGATACGAACCGTTATTGTTGCGGGCGCCTTGTTGCTCGGCGTCGGCGCCGTCATGGCGCAGCAGGATGTCGCCGTGAAGCAGGACAATTTGATGCGGGCGCAGGGCAAGAGCATGTATGGGGTGATCCTGAAAACGGTGAAAGGCGAGATCCCTTACGATCAGAAAGCGATCGATGCCGCCTTCAAGGATCTTGAAGGCAGCGTGCCCACGATCCCCAACGTGTTTGCGACCAATCCCAAGGAAGACGTCGTGAACGCGACCTACGGGTCCTCGCAAAAAATCTGGCAGAACAAGGCCGATTTCGATTCGAAGGTGCCCGCGGTCTCCAAGGCGCTCGCGGACGTCAAGGGCACGGCCAAGGATGTTGCCAGCCTGAAGGTCGCTTTCGACACCGTCCAGGCCAAGTGCACCGATTGTCACGAGACCTATCGGCTCAAGCTCAAATAAGTCGCCGCAAGCTCGCTTGTAGCTCGAATTGCAAAAGGGTGGACGCCGTCAGGCGATCCACCCTTTGTCTTGAGATCTTACGATGTCTTGAGATCTTACGATGTCTTGAGATCTTATGATGTCTTGAGATCTTATGATGTCTTGAGATCTTATGATGCTTCGAAGCGGCGCCGGAGCGACGAGCTCCAGCGCAATCTCGAAAAATTACTTGGTCACCTGACCCCGGATTTCGCCGCCCGGATTGGCCGCGGTGTGGACGTTGACATAGTACTTGCCGGCCATCAGGTCGGCGGCCTGTTCGTCGGTCAGCGTGGCGCTGCCTTCGGCCGGGCTTGCGGTGGCGTTCGGGATCGGAACCTTGACGCCGGCGTTCTTGCCGGGCTCGGCCGGGCCGTGGAAATGCGCCGCCGTGGCCGGGCCGGAGAGGCCCGAATAGGTCAGCTTCCAGGTCATCTTCTTGGTGGCGGGATCGTAGTCGATGTCGGCCGTGCCTGAGCCGGTGGTGGTGGTGGCGGGCACCTCGGCTTTGCCGTCCAGCGTCGCCTTCATCTTCTCGGCAAAGGCGGGGCCGGCAAAAGCAAAGGTTGCTCCCAGCGCAAGCGTGGCAAGCATGGTTTTGGTATTCGACATGGTTTTCTCCCCTGTTGGCGTCACGTGATGGTGCCCAGTTTTAAAACGCGCCAATTTCAAAACAATGAGGTTGTGATTTTATTCCCGGAAACGGGTTAAACGCCTCAAATTTTAAGACAGTGTAGGGCCGAATTAGCAGTCATACTAGCGGCCAGATTGCGATGGATCGTGACGGGCTGGTGATGCTGCGACGAATTCTCCTTGGCCTCGCTCTCGCCGGTGCTGCCGGCTTTGGCATCTACTGGTGGCTGACCGCGCCGCCGGCCGTATCAGCGGTC is drawn from Bradyrhizobium lablabi and contains these coding sequences:
- a CDS encoding cytochrome c: MIRTVIVAGALLLGVGAVMAQQDVAVKQDNLMRAQGKSMYGVILKTVKGEIPYDQKAIDAAFKDLEGSVPTIPNVFATNPKEDVVNATYGSSQKIWQNKADFDSKVPAVSKALADVKGTAKDVASLKVAFDTVQAKCTDCHETYRLKLK
- a CDS encoding CHRD domain-containing protein, whose product is MSNTKTMLATLALGATFAFAGPAFAEKMKATLDGKAEVPATTTTGSGTADIDYDPATKKMTWKLTYSGLSGPATAAHFHGPAEPGKNAGVKVPIPNATASPAEGSATLTDEQAADLMAGKYYVNVHTAANPGGEIRGQVTK